The following coding sequences are from one Seonamhaeicola sp. ML3 window:
- a CDS encoding TonB-dependent receptor has product MKNLLPILTLFLLTNLALAQNGTVSGTVKDNNQAPLFGVNVSLKNTTKGTQTNENGEFEISNLENGDYTLLISYLGFKTREIQLSVSNNQNKNLETITLYEGNEILSEVIVEGERRNKFSRKKTAYVSKLPLKDIENTQVYSTVTNEILKSQIVTNFDDALKNATGVEQLWTSTGRGGDGAGYYSLRGFSVQPQLVNGLPGLTNGTINPANIERIEVLKGPSATLFGNAVSSYGGLINVVTKKPYVGTGGELSFTSGTYGLNQIVGDFNTALSKEDNLYFRLNTAYTTEQSFQDAGFRKSFFIAPSLSYKVNNRLSFSFYGEITQAEQTNPTFLFLNRSAPTVASNLDELNYNNKLSFTSNDLTLQNPTQNYRIEMDYKLSDTWQSQTLLSKSSTSTKGYYSYLFDFGILEGNTYSRFINKQNANTQTTDIQQNFIGDFKIASLRNRVVIGLDYFNETQTNNSTGYAFYGNVTPNGGANADNPFTPDVEDDLYPLSTSGVDAALATQGVSNVKSKYHIYSLYASDVINFTDNLSAMIGLRLDHFDNEGDLANLDDDYDQTTLSPKFGLLYQPIKDKLSVFGNYQNGFTNVAPQLVGNPDEGPQTLQTFDPEQANQLEFGIKTNLFNNRLNATISYYDIKVKDRVITDPSSPFNKIQGGEVVSKGFEIEINANPINGLNIRAGYSNNDSETTESDNSEILNRRPLEAGPETLYNFWATYEFQNGTLDGFGIGLGFNGASERFAINYESTGEFILPSYTIANASVFYQANKYRIGLKLNNAFNKEYYKGWTTINPQTPRALLANISYQF; this is encoded by the coding sequence ATGAAAAACCTATTACCAATCTTAACCTTATTTCTGCTAACAAATTTAGCTTTAGCACAAAACGGCACAGTATCAGGAACTGTAAAAGATAACAATCAAGCACCTCTTTTCGGTGTGAATGTTTCTTTAAAAAACACAACTAAAGGCACACAAACAAACGAAAATGGAGAATTTGAAATCTCAAATTTGGAAAATGGCGATTACACGCTTTTAATTTCTTATCTAGGTTTCAAAACAAGAGAAATTCAACTTTCAGTTTCAAATAATCAAAACAAAAATTTAGAAACAATTACACTTTACGAGGGAAATGAAATTTTGAGCGAGGTTATTGTAGAGGGAGAACGTCGTAACAAATTTTCAAGAAAGAAAACTGCTTATGTTTCAAAACTTCCTTTAAAGGATATCGAAAACACGCAAGTTTATAGTACAGTTACTAATGAAATTCTAAAATCACAAATTGTTACAAATTTCGACGATGCGTTAAAAAACGCAACAGGTGTTGAACAACTTTGGACTTCAACAGGTCGAGGTGGCGATGGTGCTGGTTACTATTCTCTTCGTGGATTTTCCGTTCAACCACAATTGGTAAATGGACTTCCTGGTTTGACAAATGGAACCATAAATCCTGCGAACATTGAACGTATTGAAGTACTAAAAGGACCTTCTGCAACTTTGTTCGGAAATGCAGTAAGTTCTTATGGTGGACTTATAAACGTTGTTACTAAAAAACCTTACGTTGGAACTGGTGGCGAATTGTCTTTTACTTCTGGAACTTATGGTCTAAATCAAATCGTCGGAGACTTCAATACTGCATTAAGTAAAGAGGATAATTTATATTTTAGATTAAATACAGCTTACACTACAGAACAAAGTTTTCAGGACGCTGGTTTTAGAAAGTCATTTTTTATTGCACCATCATTATCCTACAAAGTAAACAACAGACTTTCTTTCTCTTTTTACGGAGAAATTACCCAAGCAGAACAAACAAACCCAACTTTCTTATTCTTGAATAGAAGTGCACCAACCGTAGCATCAAATCTTGATGAGCTTAATTACAATAACAAGTTGTCGTTTACAAGCAACGATTTAACACTACAAAATCCAACGCAGAATTACAGAATTGAAATGGATTATAAATTATCGGATACCTGGCAATCGCAAACGTTACTTTCCAAAAGTTCAACATCTACAAAAGGTTATTATTCATACTTATTTGATTTTGGGATTTTAGAAGGTAATACGTATTCTCGTTTTATTAATAAACAAAATGCAAATACACAAACAACCGATATTCAACAAAACTTTATTGGAGATTTCAAAATTGCATCTTTAAGAAATAGAGTTGTTATTGGTCTTGATTATTTTAATGAAACACAAACCAACAATAGCACAGGATATGCGTTTTATGGCAATGTAACACCAAATGGAGGTGCAAATGCAGACAATCCTTTTACACCAGATGTGGAAGACGATTTATATCCGCTTTCAACTTCAGGAGTTGATGCTGCTTTAGCCACACAAGGCGTTAGTAATGTAAAGTCGAAATATCACATTTACAGTTTGTATGCGTCTGACGTCATCAATTTTACAGATAACCTTTCAGCAATGATAGGTTTACGATTAGACCATTTTGATAATGAAGGCGATTTAGCAAATCTTGATGATGATTATGACCAAACCACTTTATCACCAAAATTTGGCTTATTATATCAACCAATAAAAGACAAGCTTTCTGTATTTGGAAACTACCAAAATGGATTTACCAATGTAGCACCTCAATTGGTGGGTAATCCCGATGAAGGTCCGCAAACTTTACAAACTTTTGACCCAGAACAAGCAAACCAATTAGAGTTTGGTATTAAAACAAATCTTTTTAATAATCGTTTAAATGCCACAATTAGTTATTATGATATTAAAGTGAAGGACCGTGTAATCACCGACCCTTCATCACCTTTCAATAAAATTCAAGGTGGCGAAGTAGTAAGCAAAGGTTTTGAAATTGAAATAAATGCCAACCCTATTAACGGTCTGAATATTAGAGCTGGTTACAGTAATAATGATAGTGAAACAACCGAGTCTGATAATTCAGAAATCCTAAATAGAAGACCACTTGAAGCTGGTCCGGAGACACTTTATAATTTTTGGGCAACCTATGAATTTCAAAATGGAACTTTAGACGGTTTTGGAATTGGATTAGGGTTTAATGGAGCAAGTGAACGTTTTGCGATAAACTACGAATCGACTGGCGAATTTATTCTGCCAAGTTATACGATTGCAAACGCTTCCGTTTTTTACCAAGCTAATAAATACAGAATTGGTTTAAAGCTGAACAATGCTTTTAACAAGGAATATTACAAAGGTTGGACTACTATAAATCCACAAACGCCAAGAGCATTATTGGCAAACATTTCATATCAATTTTAA
- a CDS encoding transglutaminase domain-containing protein → MKKRILIHLILLCVSTIGWTQNYKLVDSTVLTYPTKFGSTSKLAKRISTDFSNDFEKTRAVFSWIANNVAYDPSEYGKFDFEYSSKTELEKKEKEYEKKLSKRVISKGKAVCEGYSTLFKVLCDKLNIKSKVVTGGSKTQIKDIGKRYYSDHAWNIVFIENKKYLVDVTWGAGTYENRFERKVDYFFFFTDPKLFIKNHYPDYYENALLNEKVSKKEFLNEPLIYDYTFELISPQNGIIKKSEVDKVLFRFKTDKDVNSISYDLDSKNYPVNQIKSGGTLEFEIDFTNLERQRELVFYFDYEPVIGFKLK, encoded by the coding sequence ATGAAAAAACGAATCTTAATCCATTTAATATTACTTTGCGTCTCAACCATTGGTTGGACTCAAAACTATAAACTGGTTGATTCTACTGTTTTGACATATCCGACGAAATTCGGGTCTACATCCAAACTTGCAAAAAGAATAAGTACAGATTTTTCAAACGATTTTGAAAAAACAAGGGCAGTTTTTTCTTGGATAGCTAACAATGTAGCTTATGACCCAAGTGAATATGGAAAGTTTGACTTTGAATATTCTTCAAAAACCGAACTTGAAAAAAAGGAAAAAGAGTACGAAAAAAAACTATCTAAGAGAGTTATTTCAAAAGGCAAAGCTGTTTGTGAAGGTTACTCTACTTTATTTAAAGTTTTATGCGATAAACTAAATATAAAATCTAAAGTAGTTACTGGTGGTTCCAAGACACAAATAAAGGACATCGGAAAAAGATATTACTCTGACCACGCTTGGAATATAGTGTTCATAGAAAACAAAAAATACCTTGTTGATGTAACTTGGGGAGCAGGAACTTATGAAAATAGATTCGAGAGAAAAGTAGATTACTTCTTCTTTTTTACAGACCCAAAACTCTTTATAAAAAATCATTATCCCGATTATTATGAAAATGCGTTATTGAATGAAAAAGTTAGTAAGAAGGAGTTTTTAAATGAACCTCTGATTTACGATTATACTTTTGAATTAATAAGCCCACAGAATGGAATCATAAAAAAATCAGAAGTCGACAAAGTCCTATTTCGGTTTAAAACTGACAAAGATGTAAACTCGATTTCATACGATTTAGACTCCAAAAATTACCCAGTAAATCAAATTAAAAGTGGTGGAACTTTGGAATTCGAAATAGATTTTACCAATTTAGAAAGACAGAGAGAATTAGTGTTCTATTTTGACTATGAACCTGTTATTGGATTTAAATTGAAATAA